A single genomic interval of Sebastes umbrosus isolate fSebUmb1 chromosome 11, fSebUmb1.pri, whole genome shotgun sequence harbors:
- the LOC119497748 gene encoding heavy metal-binding protein HIP-like, producing the protein MSQCLPVLLLLALACLARFGSALPVDSQAELKKVQVALEELNAERRAMSERLDAAERELQRVKETPKVAFAASLGGNGLVKTTTANKDLIYRDVLTNVGGAYNAETGEFTAPIRGVYYIRFTANGPTDFPLSAVLYKNNAEIQLIAHEQPSGEGSDTASNGAALRLEKGDKLKMVLWLNTQIWDNSNHHSTFSGFLLFPMVDEAPTESEVDLKTLQASVTQFQTENQGVKERLETTERELKAMREIPKVAFAVSLGGDGLQKTTSGSKTLIYKDVLTNIGQAYNSETGVFTAPVRGVYYIRFTANAPTDFPMSAVLYKNDAEIQLIAHEQTSGAGSDTASNGGALLLETGDRLSMQLWQNTQIWDNSNRHSTFSGFLLFPINSDNL; encoded by the exons ATGTCTCAGTGTCTCCCCGTCTTGCTGCTGTTGGCCCTGGCGTGCCTGGCCCGGTTCGGCTCGGCTCTGCCCGTAGACAGCCAGGCCGAGCTGAAGAAGGTGCAGGTCGCCCTGGAAGAGCTGAATGCCGAGAGACGAG CGATGAGTGAACGTCTGGATGCAGCTGAGAGGGAACTGCAGAGAGTCAAAG aaacACCTAAAGTTGCATTCGCTGCCTCACTGGGAGGAAATGGCCTCGTGAAGACGACGACCGCCAACAAAGACCTCATCTACAGGGACGTCTTGACCAACGTCGGCGGGGCGTACAACGCTGAGACCG GTGAATTCACCGCACCGATTCGTGGTGTCTACTACATCCGTTTCACCGCCAACGGTCCCACCGACTTCCCCCTGAGCGCCGTGCTCTACAAGAACAACGCTGAGATCCAGCTGATCGCCCACGAGCAGCCGTCCGGCGAGGGCAGCGACACGGCGTCCAACGGCGCCGCCCTGCGGCTGGAGAAGGGCGACAAGCTGAAGATGGTGCTGTGGCTCAACACTCAGATCTGGGACAACAGCAACCACCACAGCACCTTCAGCGGCTTCCTGCTGTTCCCCAT GGTAGACGAAGCTCCGACAGAGTCTGAAGTCGATCTGAAGACTCTGCAGGCTTCAGTGACGCAGTTTCAGACTGAGAACCAGG gagTGAAGGAGAGACTGGAGACCACAGAGAGGGAGCTGAAGGCCATGAGAG AGATACCGAAGGTGGCGTTCGCAGTTTCTCTCGGAGGAGACGGACTCCAGAAGACGACATCAGGAAGCAAAACTCTCATTTACAAAGATGTCCTGACCAACATCGGACAGGCGTACAACTCTGAGACAG gTGTTTTCACAGCACCTGTTCGTGGCGTCTACTACATCCGTTTCACAGCCAACGCTCCCACCGACTTCCCCATGAGCGCCGTTCTTTACAAGAACGACGCTGAGATCCAGCTGATCGCCCACGAGCAGACGTCCGGCGCCGGCAGCGACACGGCGTCCAATGGCGGCGCCCTGCTGCTGGAGACAGGCGACAGGCTCTCCATGCAGCTGTGGCAGAACACTCAGATCTGGGACAACAGCAACCGCCACAGCACCTTCAGCGGCTTCCTGCTGTTCCCCATCAACTCTGACAACCTGTAa